From Pongo pygmaeus isolate AG05252 chromosome 1, NHGRI_mPonPyg2-v2.0_pri, whole genome shotgun sequence, one genomic window encodes:
- the TMEM61 gene encoding transmembrane protein 61 isoform X2 — MCPDGSHVASTLRYCMTVSGTVVLVAGTLCFAWWSEGDASAQPGQLAPPTEYPVPEGPSPLLRSVSFVCCGAGGLLLLIGLLWSVKASTPGPPRWDPYHLSRDLYYLTVESSEKESCRTPKVVDIPTYEEAVSFPVAEGPPTPPAYPTEEALEPSASRDALLSTQPPWPPPSYESISLALVAVSAETTPSATRSCSGLVQTARGGS, encoded by the exons ATGTGTCCAGACGGGAGCCACGTGGCCTCCACCCTCCGCTATTGCATGACAGTCAGCGGCACAGTGGTTCTGGTGGCTGGGACGCTCTGCTTCGCTTGGTGGAGCGAAGGGGATGCAAGCGCCCAGCCTGGCCAGCTGGCCCCACCCACGGAGTATCCAGTGCCCGAGGgccccagccccctgctcagGTCCGTCAGCTTCGTCTGCTGCGGCGCAGGTGGCCTGCTGCTGCTCATTGGCCTGCTGTGGTCCGTCAAGGCCAGCACCCCGGGGCCACCTCGGTGGGACCCCTACCACCTCTCCAGAGACCTGTACTACCTCACTGTGGAGTCCTCAGAGAAGGAGAGCTGCAG GACCCCCAAAGTAGTTGACATCCCCACTTACGAGGAAGCTGTGAGCTTCCCAGTGGCCGAGGGGCCCCCAACACCACCTGCATACCCTACAGAGGAAGCTCTGGAGCCAAGTGCATCGAGGGATGCCCTGCTCAGCACCCAGCCCCCCTGGCCTCCACCTAGCTATGAGAGCATCAGCCTTGCTCTTGTTGCCGTTTCTGCAGAGACGACACCGAGTGCCACACGCTCCTGCTCAGGTCTGGTTCAGACTGCACGGGGAGGAAGTTAA
- the TMEM61 gene encoding transmembrane protein 61 isoform X1, whose translation MALPQMCPDGSHVASTLRYCMTVSGTVVLVAGTLCFAWWSEGDASAQPGQLAPPTEYPVPEGPSPLLRSVSFVCCGAGGLLLLIGLLWSVKASTPGPPRWDPYHLSRDLYYLTVESSEKESCRTPKVVDIPTYEEAVSFPVAEGPPTPPAYPTEEALEPSASRDALLSTQPPWPPPSYESISLALVAVSAETTPSATRSCSGLVQTARGGS comes from the exons ATGGCCCTGCCCCAG ATGTGTCCAGACGGGAGCCACGTGGCCTCCACCCTCCGCTATTGCATGACAGTCAGCGGCACAGTGGTTCTGGTGGCTGGGACGCTCTGCTTCGCTTGGTGGAGCGAAGGGGATGCAAGCGCCCAGCCTGGCCAGCTGGCCCCACCCACGGAGTATCCAGTGCCCGAGGgccccagccccctgctcagGTCCGTCAGCTTCGTCTGCTGCGGCGCAGGTGGCCTGCTGCTGCTCATTGGCCTGCTGTGGTCCGTCAAGGCCAGCACCCCGGGGCCACCTCGGTGGGACCCCTACCACCTCTCCAGAGACCTGTACTACCTCACTGTGGAGTCCTCAGAGAAGGAGAGCTGCAG GACCCCCAAAGTAGTTGACATCCCCACTTACGAGGAAGCTGTGAGCTTCCCAGTGGCCGAGGGGCCCCCAACACCACCTGCATACCCTACAGAGGAAGCTCTGGAGCCAAGTGCATCGAGGGATGCCCTGCTCAGCACCCAGCCCCCCTGGCCTCCACCTAGCTATGAGAGCATCAGCCTTGCTCTTGTTGCCGTTTCTGCAGAGACGACACCGAGTGCCACACGCTCCTGCTCAGGTCTGGTTCAGACTGCACGGGGAGGAAGTTAA
- the TMEM61 gene encoding transmembrane protein 61 isoform X3: MALPQMCPDGSHVASTLRYCMTVSGTVVLVAGTLCFAWWSEGDASAQPGQLAPPTEYPVPEGPSPLLRSVSFVCCGAGGLLLLIGLLWSVKASTPGPPRWDPYHLSRDLYYLTVESSEKESCRGEATEREKGRRSLGRVEERKGARGEECPGDREASEEWLKTRSIYMGLGGEVRSPLSCRLSRGRPWPVPATPRARFPRL, from the exons ATGGCCCTGCCCCAG ATGTGTCCAGACGGGAGCCACGTGGCCTCCACCCTCCGCTATTGCATGACAGTCAGCGGCACAGTGGTTCTGGTGGCTGGGACGCTCTGCTTCGCTTGGTGGAGCGAAGGGGATGCAAGCGCCCAGCCTGGCCAGCTGGCCCCACCCACGGAGTATCCAGTGCCCGAGGgccccagccccctgctcagGTCCGTCAGCTTCGTCTGCTGCGGCGCAGGTGGCCTGCTGCTGCTCATTGGCCTGCTGTGGTCCGTCAAGGCCAGCACCCCGGGGCCACCTCGGTGGGACCCCTACCACCTCTCCAGAGACCTGTACTACCTCACTGTGGAGTCCTCAGAGAAGGAGAGCTGCAG aggagaaGCGACTGAGAGAGAAAAGGGGCGAAGAAGTCTGGGCCGTGTAGAGGAAAGAAAAGGCGCGAGAGGAGAAGAGTGCCCGGGTGACCGCGAGGCCTCTGAGGAGTGGCTGAAGACCAGATCCATCTACatggggctgggaggggaggtCCGGTCACCGCTCAGCTGCCGACTCAGCCGAGGGAGACCTTGGCCAGTCCCCGCAACTCCGCGGGCTCGGTTTCCTCGCCTGTGA
- the BSND gene encoding barttin, with the protein MADEKTFRIGFIVLGLFLLALGTFLMSHDRPQVYGTFYAMGSVMVIGGIIWSMCQCYPKITFVPADSDFQGILSPKAMGLLENGLAAEMKSPSPQPPYVRLWEEAAYDQSLPDFSHIQMKVMSYSEDPRSLLAPETGQLKLGTSDGVEGGPGDVQAWMEAAVVIHKGSDESEGERRLTQSWPSPLACPQGPAPLASFQDDLDMGSSEGSSPDASPHDREEACSPQQEPQGCRFPLDCFQDFALIDAPMLEDEPQEGQQWEIALPNNWQRYPRTKVEEKEASDTGWEEPEKEEEDLYYGLPDGPGDPLPDKELGFEPDTQG; encoded by the exons ATGGCTGATGAGAAGACCTTCCGGATCGGCTTCATTGTGCTGGGGCTTTTCCTGCTGGCCCTCGGTACGTTCCTCATGAGCCATGATCGGCCCCAGGTCTACGGCACCTTCTATGCCATGGGCAGCGTCATGGTGATCGGGGGCATCATCTGGAGCATGTGCCAGTGCTACCCCAAG ATCACCTTCGTCCCTGCTGACTCTGACTTCCAAGGCATCCTCTCCCCAAAGGCCATGGGCCTACTGGAGAATGGGCTTGCTGCCGAGATGAAGAG CCCCAGTCCCCAGCCGCCCTATGTAAGGCTGTGGGAGGAAGCCGCCTATGACCAGAGCCTGCCTGACTTCAGCCACATCCAGATGAAAGTCATGAGCTACAGCGAGGACCCCCGCTCCTTGCTGGCCCCTGAGACGGGGCAGCTGAAGCTGGGAACCAGTGATGGAGTAGAAGGTGGCCCTGGCGACGTTCAGGCCTGGATGGAGGCCGCCGTGGTCATCCACAAGGGCTCAGACGAGAGTGAAGGGGAAAGACGCCTAACTCAGAGCTGGCCCAG CCCCCTGGCCTGTCCCCAGGGCCCTGCCCCGTTGGCTTCCTTCCAAGATGACCTGGACATGGGCTCCAGTGAAGGCAGCAGCCCCGACGCATCTCCACATGACAGGGAGGAAGCTTGCTCCCCACAACAGGAACCTCAGGGCTGCAGGTTCCCGCTGGACTGCTTCCAAGACTTTGCCCTGATTGATGCCCCAATGTTGGAGGATGAGCCCCAAGAGGGGCAGCAGTGGGAAATAGCCCTGCCCAACAACTGGCAGCGGTACCCAAGGACAAaggtggaggagaaggaggcttCGGACACAGGTTGGGAAGAAcctgagaaggaagaggaagacctGTACTATGGGCTGCCAGATGGCCCCGGGGACCCCCTCCCAGACAAGGAACTGGGTTTTGAGCCTGACACCCAGGGCTGA